In Primulina eburnea isolate SZY01 chromosome 5, ASM2296580v1, whole genome shotgun sequence, a single window of DNA contains:
- the LOC140832664 gene encoding bZIP transcription factor 44-like — translation MSSSSGTSSSSPQIQNSGSEGVDLLKAVDQRKRKRMESNRESARRSRMRKQKHLDDLMAEITQLTEGNSQILTNISATTQHYVNLEAENSILRAQMMELSQRLHSLNEILDFISSSSAAATVSAGGGSCVFEADEFQHLGFADGFLNNPWNLMGLDQQPLMASVEMYDY, via the coding sequence atgtctTCTTCAAGTGGGACTTCGTCCAGTTCACCGCAGATTCAGAACTCCGGTTCAGAGGGAGTAGATTTGCTGAAGGCCGTTGATCAGAGGAAGAGGAAGAGAATGGAGTCGAACCGGGAATCTGCCAGGCGGTCGAGGATGAGAAAACAGAAGCATTTGGATGATCTGATGGCGGAGATTACTCAGCTCACCGAAGGAAACAGCCAGATTTTGACCAACATAAGTGCCACCACGCAACACTATGTGAATCTTGAGGCTGAAAATTCAATCTTGAGGGCTCAAATGATGGAACTCAGTCAAAGACTCCATTCTTTGAATGAGATTCTTGATTTCATCAGCTCCTCCTCCGCCGCCGCCACCGTCTCAGCAGGAGGCGGCAGCTGTGTGTTTGAGGCTGATGAGTTTCAGCATCTGGGATTTGCTGATGGTTTCTTGAACAATCCATGGAACTTGATGGGACTTGATCAACAGCCTCTAATGGCATCTGTGGAGATGTATGATTATTGA